The Sediminispirochaeta smaragdinae DSM 11293 genome has a segment encoding these proteins:
- a CDS encoding energy-coupling factor transporter transmembrane component T family protein, which yields MKQRELFRFLPGDDPVRGFDPRLKLPMLLLCAFSLAKLPPMAYLLALLIPATAAVSAKISPLRVFRESRGLLLIALLLMVATALSDGRPDKGHVAEALLQGCRFLSIVFLAHIAVETTSTQQFGAAVYAYIAPIAPRFAAKSALSISLTIRFLPMIFGLIDEIEEAKTARGIAACRNPIRRIRTTVNPLFTLLLERSQQLIEALECRGTGQDGSNIPPKLGPLEKKAIMVFVPAVTYLLFLMLWFR from the coding sequence ATGAAACAGCGTGAACTATTCAGGTTCCTGCCCGGCGATGATCCGGTCAGAGGCTTTGATCCGCGATTGAAACTTCCGATGCTCTTGCTCTGCGCATTCAGCCTGGCAAAGCTTCCCCCTATGGCGTACCTGCTGGCCCTTTTGATACCTGCCACTGCAGCGGTATCTGCAAAGATATCACCGCTGAGAGTATTCAGGGAGAGCCGTGGCCTTTTGCTGATTGCCCTCTTGCTCATGGTTGCTACGGCCCTATCCGATGGAAGGCCGGACAAAGGCCATGTGGCAGAAGCGTTGCTCCAGGGTTGTCGTTTTCTCTCAATCGTATTTCTTGCCCATATCGCTGTGGAGACAACAAGCACCCAGCAGTTTGGTGCAGCGGTCTATGCCTATATAGCCCCTATCGCCCCCCGCTTTGCCGCAAAGAGTGCACTCTCAATATCCCTTACCATCCGCTTTCTGCCGATGATCTTCGGATTGATAGACGAGATTGAAGAGGCAAAAACAGCTCGGGGGATTGCTGCATGCCGCAATCCCATCCGGAGGATACGTACTACCGTAAATCCTTTGTTTACCTTGCTTCTGGAGCGGAGTCAGCAGCTTATTGAGGCCCTGGAATGCCGGGGAACGGGACAAGACGGCTCCAACATTCCGCCGAAGCTCGGTCCCCTTGAAAAGAAAGCAATCATGGTGTTCGTACCTGCAGTCACATATCTGCTTTTCCTGATGCTCTGGTTTCGCTGA
- a CDS encoding hybrid sensor histidine kinase/response regulator: protein MMEEEVLQMNVVLVEDSNTTRLYLESLFRSRDHKVVGSFGDADSAISSILEMIDEIDLMLIDIFLGGERNGIDVVESVSVQKPIPVIYLTASEDPQVAARARKTSPYGFLLKPFKELVFFSTIEIVESRIDAEKRFRRRIAFEQMISGIYRRLHEPGDPDFVAILNSLGTFVQADRVVLLKIFPREGIVRHMALWPPSEQGKSNIPSEELPSLLHLLPERRDQLLRLRSHEAQLIFFAPPLNYLAMPIFLPEGGAAGCIAFDREESRRPWSGADGRLLRMAAEMIGGWWHRKETEASLRHAQSSVISKEKLASIGMLSAGIIHEIANPLSFVESNVRTLGKSINQLRDETTSPGCEDFSKEGPELSEIIDETVQGLERIVGIVSSIRSFSAGGGDIGARKGWYELNEGIRSTLALIRTFAGESAEVVLELGEVPPIYCYGARINQVLLNLLTNAARAIREKENLKDGRILVKSGSADGYLFCTVSDNGNGIDPRLIDTIFEPFFTTREDESGSGLGLAIAREIIETDHGGRLTVESEGVGKGSSFTLTIPLRPEP, encoded by the coding sequence ATGATGGAAGAGGAGGTTCTTCAGATGAATGTTGTTCTCGTCGAGGATTCCAATACGACACGTCTTTATTTGGAGTCCTTGTTTCGCTCCCGTGATCATAAGGTGGTGGGCTCTTTTGGTGACGCCGATTCGGCAATATCCTCCATCTTGGAAATGATCGACGAGATAGACCTGATGTTGATCGACATTTTTCTCGGAGGAGAGCGCAACGGTATCGATGTCGTGGAATCTGTATCGGTACAAAAGCCTATTCCCGTAATTTATCTTACCGCTTCCGAGGACCCTCAAGTTGCCGCAAGGGCGCGTAAAACCAGCCCCTATGGATTTCTCTTAAAACCGTTTAAAGAGCTTGTTTTTTTCAGCACGATCGAGATTGTGGAAAGCCGTATTGATGCTGAGAAACGATTTCGTCGGAGAATAGCCTTTGAACAAATGATATCCGGGATCTATCGTCGTTTGCATGAGCCCGGAGATCCCGATTTCGTCGCTATATTGAACTCGCTCGGGACCTTCGTTCAGGCCGATAGGGTGGTGCTCCTTAAGATTTTTCCCCGGGAGGGAATCGTCCGACATATGGCCCTCTGGCCTCCTTCCGAGCAGGGGAAGAGTAATATTCCAAGCGAGGAACTCCCCTCTCTTTTGCATCTTCTTCCTGAGCGAAGGGATCAGTTGCTTCGGCTCCGTTCCCACGAGGCTCAACTTATATTTTTTGCTCCGCCGCTCAATTATCTTGCCATGCCGATTTTCCTCCCCGAAGGGGGGGCAGCCGGATGTATCGCTTTCGATCGTGAAGAATCTCGCAGGCCTTGGAGCGGAGCCGATGGGAGGCTTTTGCGCATGGCGGCCGAGATGATTGGGGGCTGGTGGCATAGAAAGGAGACCGAGGCCTCACTTCGTCATGCGCAGAGTTCGGTGATCAGCAAAGAGAAACTGGCCTCCATCGGTATGCTGTCGGCTGGTATCATTCACGAAATAGCAAACCCCCTCTCGTTCGTCGAATCGAATGTCAGAACCCTCGGGAAATCGATCAACCAGCTTCGTGATGAGACTACGAGCCCCGGTTGCGAAGATTTTTCAAAAGAGGGGCCTGAGCTGAGCGAGATCATCGATGAGACGGTACAGGGACTCGAACGTATTGTCGGAATTGTCTCTAGTATCCGCAGTTTTTCTGCCGGAGGAGGCGACATAGGGGCACGCAAGGGGTGGTACGAACTCAATGAAGGGATTCGATCTACCTTGGCTCTGATACGCACCTTTGCTGGCGAAAGCGCCGAGGTTGTCTTGGAACTTGGCGAAGTTCCGCCTATCTACTGCTATGGGGCACGGATCAATCAGGTACTCCTCAATCTCCTTACCAATGCAGCTAGAGCCATACGAGAGAAAGAGAATCTCAAGGACGGAAGGATTCTTGTAAAGAGCGGATCGGCCGATGGCTATCTCTTTTGTACGGTTAGCGATAACGGCAACGGTATCGATCCGCGGTTGATCGATACCATTTTCGAACCTTTTTTTACGACACGGGAAGATGAAAGCGGCAGCGGCTTGGGACTTGCCATTGCCCGAGAGATTATCGAAACGGACCATGGCGGAAGGTTGACGGTCGAATCCGAAGGGGTTGGAAAGGGAAGTTCGTTTACACTGACGATTCCCCTTCGGCCCGAACCATGA
- the argA gene encoding amino-acid N-acetyltransferase — MKTVQSQDDMNLLRQGFSYAHRYRDAVFVVKIDCTVIDHPQFPLLIKDIALLQQLGINVVLVPGARERIDEIISRYGFTTEYHRSIRITTEETIPFARMAAFDVSNRLMTGLAGQEVNAVVGNWVRAKSLGVIDGIDFHYSGTVERILTDPVREVISMGMIPIFPCIGWNSTGKPYNLSSDELVLQIAVALGAEKLFFITTETQLSAEHYHCPAECGVSRDGRISRIDASTAAHFLELNPEKSGELFRINLARRACDRGISRVHILDGRREGVLLQEIFSNQGVGTMVHTNLYESIRDMRASDVSDVLRIMDPYVEEGILVPRDKQTLQQFYHDFIVFDVDGIVHGCAALHIYEDDQAEIAAVAVNRKYHGTGIGGRLVSFLIERARNRGLRQLFVLTTRTADWFEQQGFRRASLDEIPVRKRQQYNCERNSSVLVYLLDENADAALRR, encoded by the coding sequence ATGAAGACCGTTCAATCACAGGACGACATGAATTTACTGCGCCAGGGGTTTTCCTATGCCCATCGCTATCGGGATGCCGTTTTTGTCGTGAAGATTGATTGTACCGTCATCGATCATCCTCAATTTCCTCTTCTGATAAAGGATATTGCCCTGCTTCAGCAACTGGGTATCAACGTGGTGCTTGTGCCGGGTGCCAGAGAGCGTATCGATGAGATCATTAGCCGTTACGGCTTTACGACAGAATATCATCGCAGCATCCGTATCACGACCGAAGAAACGATTCCCTTTGCCCGTATGGCCGCCTTCGACGTTTCCAACCGATTAATGACGGGATTGGCAGGCCAGGAGGTCAATGCCGTCGTGGGCAATTGGGTCAGGGCGAAAAGCCTCGGTGTCATAGACGGTATCGACTTCCACTATTCCGGTACCGTTGAGCGGATTCTGACCGATCCTGTTCGTGAGGTCATCTCCATGGGGATGATTCCGATTTTCCCCTGCATCGGTTGGAATTCGACGGGTAAGCCCTACAATTTATCCAGCGATGAGCTTGTGCTGCAGATCGCCGTTGCTTTGGGGGCGGAAAAACTCTTTTTCATCACCACCGAAACTCAACTTTCGGCCGAGCACTACCACTGTCCTGCGGAATGCGGGGTTTCCCGTGACGGAAGAATCAGCCGGATCGATGCCTCTACCGCCGCTCATTTTCTCGAACTCAATCCCGAAAAGAGCGGGGAGCTCTTCCGCATCAATCTGGCCCGAAGGGCCTGCGACCGGGGTATCTCCCGTGTTCACATCCTGGACGGGCGGCGTGAAGGTGTTCTGCTTCAGGAGATTTTCTCCAACCAGGGTGTCGGTACCATGGTTCATACGAATCTTTACGAGAGCATTCGTGATATGCGCGCATCGGATGTTTCGGATGTGCTACGCATCATGGATCCCTATGTGGAAGAAGGTATCCTCGTACCCAGGGACAAGCAGACGCTCCAGCAGTTCTATCACGATTTCATTGTCTTCGATGTCGACGGAATTGTTCATGGTTGTGCGGCTCTTCATATCTATGAAGATGACCAGGCCGAAATTGCTGCGGTGGCTGTAAATCGAAAGTATCACGGTACCGGTATAGGAGGACGCCTCGTTTCTTTTCTGATCGAACGGGCCAGAAACAGAGGTCTGAGACAGTTATTTGTTCTTACGACCCGTACGGCGGATTGGTTCGAGCAACAGGGCTTTCGCCGTGCATCACTGGATGAGATACCGGTGAGAAAGCGTCAGCAATACAACTGTGAAAGGAACTCCTCGGTTCTTGTGTATCTGCTGGATGAGAATGCCGATGCCGCACTTCGGCGATAG
- a CDS encoding energy-coupling factor ABC transporter ATP-binding protein yields MAERAEMILELRNVSRRFRDGTTALRNVSLSFTRGSFTLLLGTNGSGKSVLLKIIAGLLEPQEGSVVLEGKPLSDHGRSLHQKIGFIFQNPDSQIVGQTVEEDVAFGPRNLGCTESQIIERSEKALEKTGLLHLKDKRPHLLSGGEKRRLAVAGVEAMEPDIVLLDEPFGNLDYPGAIELLRILKGLKESGRTIILVTHDLMKSAALADRAIVLSKGSVVENGPLETMRERLKGFGIKPPPEAFPIEKCSWLDETA; encoded by the coding sequence ATGGCTGAGAGGGCAGAGATGATACTCGAGCTTCGGAATGTCAGTCGCCGATTTCGTGACGGCACAACGGCGCTGCGAAATGTGTCTCTTAGTTTCACCAGAGGATCCTTTACGCTCCTTCTGGGAACCAACGGGTCGGGAAAGTCGGTGCTCCTAAAGATCATTGCAGGCCTCTTGGAGCCTCAGGAAGGTTCGGTGGTTCTGGAAGGAAAGCCCCTCTCCGATCATGGTCGTAGCCTCCACCAAAAGATTGGTTTTATCTTTCAAAATCCCGATAGCCAAATCGTCGGTCAGACCGTGGAGGAGGATGTTGCCTTCGGACCGAGAAATTTAGGATGTACTGAATCACAGATTATCGAACGTAGTGAGAAGGCTCTTGAAAAGACCGGGCTGTTACATCTGAAAGATAAACGGCCTCACCTTCTCTCGGGAGGAGAAAAGCGGAGGCTTGCAGTGGCGGGAGTGGAAGCGATGGAACCGGACATCGTACTCCTGGACGAACCATTCGGGAACCTTGATTATCCGGGGGCCATTGAGCTGCTCCGGATTCTCAAAGGTCTCAAAGAAAGCGGACGGACCATCATCCTTGTAACACACGATTTGATGAAGAGTGCGGCCCTGGCGGATCGGGCCATCGTCCTGTCGAAGGGAAGTGTCGTGGAAAACGGTCCTCTGGAAACCATGAGAGAGCGGTTGAAGGGCTTCGGAATCAAACCTCCGCCTGAGGCCTTTCCCATCGAAAAATGTAGCTGGCTTGATGAAACAGCGTGA
- a CDS encoding biotin transporter BioY, whose translation MANNDTNKAKPLASMVFAALFSALISAGAYIAIPLGPVPLVMQNFFVFLTALLLRPRDALFSILLYLAIGSAGLPVFSGGTGGIAHFFGPTGGYLLAYLPAMIAGSFIAHLRREKGSKTAALLINFSAALVAALITYIIGLPWLKIAAGISWKATLAAGLYPFIIGDIVKICAAAVLAIPLRERLEEILHG comes from the coding sequence ATGGCTAACAACGACACGAACAAAGCAAAGCCCCTGGCTTCGATGGTATTTGCGGCTCTCTTTTCGGCGCTCATATCGGCAGGAGCCTACATCGCGATCCCCCTGGGCCCTGTCCCTCTGGTTATGCAGAACTTTTTTGTCTTTCTTACCGCGTTACTGCTGAGGCCCCGCGATGCGCTCTTTTCCATCCTCCTCTATCTGGCGATCGGTTCAGCAGGCCTGCCGGTCTTTTCAGGCGGTACCGGGGGCATTGCCCATTTTTTCGGCCCCACGGGAGGATATTTGCTTGCCTATCTGCCGGCAATGATAGCAGGATCATTCATTGCCCATCTACGTCGTGAAAAAGGCTCAAAAACAGCGGCTCTGCTCATCAATTTCTCGGCAGCTTTGGTTGCGGCGCTTATTACCTACATAATTGGATTGCCCTGGCTTAAGATTGCAGCAGGTATCAGCTGGAAGGCGACCCTTGCAGCCGGGCTCTACCCCTTTATCATCGGGGACATAGTAAAGATCTGCGCCGCTGCCGTGCTGGCCATCCCCTTAAGAGAACGATTGGAAGAGATTCTCCATGGCTGA
- a CDS encoding XdhC family protein, protein MKEIIELSDSSRLEDRHALATVVDIAGSGVRGVGATMLVSADGTITGSVSGGCIEGEVIRAAIRLLEGGDPLLLSFCEVQDPIFGTISPCGGTVSVMIYPGSELVEKRYIELIREGKGALWGVSLDGESASAGLLFAGERVDELVFSSDLSLAQLGVLKAFIAKASSEELKRGIRDEHWFVMMSPPPVNLCIVGGGHISVALSRIAKALAWRVVIVDPREAFLSADRFPEADAVLNMWPEPAFEKLCIDKRFAVAALSHDSKIDDQAIFGALNSDCFYAGVLGSRKTLAARRDRLAEQGVNAENLARLRGPIGLNIGAKEPEEIALAVAAEIVETVRSNRG, encoded by the coding sequence ATGAAAGAGATTATCGAGCTGTCCGATTCCTCCCGCTTAGAGGATCGGCATGCCCTGGCGACGGTAGTGGATATTGCCGGTTCCGGTGTCAGAGGCGTGGGGGCCACTATGCTTGTTTCCGCAGACGGAACGATAACCGGTTCAGTCAGCGGTGGGTGTATAGAGGGAGAGGTGATACGGGCGGCCATTCGCTTGCTCGAAGGAGGCGATCCCCTTCTTCTCAGCTTTTGCGAGGTGCAAGATCCCATTTTTGGTACCATATCCCCCTGTGGGGGGACCGTATCGGTCATGATCTATCCGGGGTCCGAACTTGTTGAGAAACGATACATCGAGTTAATACGAGAGGGTAAAGGCGCTCTGTGGGGAGTTTCTCTGGACGGAGAATCCGCTTCCGCCGGACTTTTATTTGCCGGAGAGCGTGTCGATGAGCTTGTCTTTTCTTCCGATCTTTCTCTTGCCCAATTGGGGGTGCTGAAAGCGTTCATTGCTAAGGCCTCGTCTGAGGAGTTGAAGCGGGGCATTCGTGATGAACACTGGTTTGTAATGATGTCTCCTCCTCCGGTCAATCTCTGCATCGTGGGAGGCGGACATATTTCCGTGGCTTTGAGCCGTATTGCCAAAGCCCTGGCTTGGCGTGTCGTCATCGTCGATCCCCGTGAGGCTTTTCTTTCGGCGGATAGATTTCCCGAAGCGGACGCCGTATTGAATATGTGGCCGGAACCCGCCTTTGAAAAACTATGTATCGACAAGCGTTTTGCCGTCGCCGCCCTGTCTCACGACAGCAAAATAGATGATCAGGCTATTTTCGGGGCCCTGAACTCGGATTGCTTTTATGCAGGGGTGCTCGGTAGTCGCAAAACCCTTGCCGCCCGTCGGGACCGACTGGCGGAACAAGGGGTAAACGCCGAGAATCTTGCCCGGCTGCGAGGTCCCATCGGCCTTAATATCGGTGCAAAAGAGCCCGAAGAGATTGCCCTTGCCGTTGCGGCTGAAATTGTCGAAACCGTAAGGAGCAATCGGGGATGA